Sequence from the Streptomyces mobaraensis NBRC 13819 = DSM 40847 genome:
TCCGCAGCCCCTCCCGGAGCCGCTCCGCCGCCTCCTCGCCGCGCCCGACGCGCAGCAGTGCCTTGCCCAGGTCGACCAGGCCGCAGGCGCGCTCGTAGCGGCACGGAGACTCCTCCAGGTGCCGGACCGCCTGCTCCAGACGGGGGACGGCCTCCTCGGGCGCGTCCGGTCCGGCGAGGGACGCGACCCGGCGCAGCGCCTCGCCGATCGCCGTCTCGGTGCCGAACCGGTTCGCGTACTTCAGGGAGCGGTCGGCCAGCTCGCGGGCCCGCTCGGGCTCCTCCGCGGCCACGGCCGTGGCCAGGTCGAGGGACCAGGGCGCCCAGAGGACGTTGTGCCTGCCGCGTTCGTCCAGCCGCCGGCCCGCCGCCTCCAGCTCGGTGACGGCTTCCTTGGTGCGGCCGAGGGCGAGCAGCAGCCTGCCGAGCACGCAGGCGGCGTCGGGCATGACCATGGCGGGCGGGTAGGGCGGCCCGAAGGAGTACTTCTCGGCGACGGCCTGGGCGCCGGCGATGTCGCCCTTGGCGAGCAGGGTGTCGATCAGCAGGCAGCTGCCGTCCCACTGGATGGGGACGCCGGGTCCCAGCCGGTCGGCGAGCCGCAGCCCCTCGCGGAGGAGGCTCTCGGCCTTCCGCAGATCACCGCGACGGCGGTGGACGAGGCCCAGGAACTCGTGGGCGAAGGCGAGGTGCCCACCGCGCCAGCCGGAGATCTCGAACTCCCGGATCGCCTCCTCGAACAGCTCCTCGGCCTTGTCCAGCCGGTCGCAGAAGGCGTAGGTGATGCCGATGATGCTGGGGAGTTCGAAGCCCCACTCGGTGTTGGTCCAGCCCATGCCGTCGGCGAGCCGGCCGTCGACCAGGGCGCGGTCGGCGAGCTCGACGACCTGGAGGACGTCCTCGCCCTGGATCATGGCGTCGAAGGCCCGCAGGGCGAGCAGGGCCCGTTCCGCGTTGTCCCGGCCGCTGAGCCGGGCGGCCAGGTCGGCGATCTCCTGGGACCGGGCGTGCGCGCCCTCTTCCTCCAGCTGGATGCCCTTCCAGAGGAAGTGGGCGGCCTGGAGGCGCATCCGGCCGGGGCCGTCGGGCGTCCGGCCGGCGTGCTCGGCGACGACTTCGGCGGCCTCGGAGAGCTGGCTGTTGTGGGCGTACGCCTGGGAGAGCCGGTAGGTGGCGTCCACGCGCAGGTTCTTGGGGAGCCCGGACAGGGCCAGGGCCGAGCGCAGGTGGTTGATGGTGGTGGGCGGCGAGGTCAGCAGGGCGGAGCAGCCCAGTTCGAAGAGGACCTCGGCGCGGTCCTCCTCCGGGGGCGGCTCGGCCAGCGCCCGCTCCAGACAGCGCTGGGCCGCCTCGGGGGCGCCGACGGCCAGGTGTTCGCGGGCGGCCTCGCGCAGCTGCCGGACGAGGTCGGGGTCGCCGTCGGGGTGGACCTCCAGCAGGTGCCGGGAGGCGGCGGCCGGGCCGTGGCCGGCGTTGGTGACCGCCCAGGCGGCGAGGCCGTGCATCGCGGTGCGGGCGGCGGGCGGGATGGCCCGGTAGACGGCGGTGGCGATCAGCGGGTGGACGAACTCCAGCTCGGTCGCGCCGGTGAGGATGCGGGCCTCGCGCAGCCGGTCGGCGCAGACGGCGCCCTCGGCCGGGCTCATGCCCGCCAGCATGGCCGCCACGCGGACCTGGATCTCGGTGCCGAGCACCGACGCGCCCCAGGCGAACCGGGTGGTCGCGTTGCCCAGCCGCTCCAGCCGGGCGACCAGGCCGCTGCCCCGGGCGGCGGCGCCGAGTTCGCGCAGCAGGGCGGCGGACTCCTCCATGGGACGCAGGCTGCGGTCCCGGGCCTTGGCGACGAGCTCGACGGCCTCGTAGGGGTTGCCGCCGGTGACGGCCCAGACCTCGCGGCAGAACGGGTCGTCGGCCTCCCGGCCCATGGCGGTGCGCACCAGCTCGGCCACCGCGCCGGGGGTGAGCGGGTGCAGGGTGACCGGGCGGTTGCCGCGGCCGTTCACCAGGTCCGCGAAGGCCGGTGAGTGCTTGGGGAGTTCGTCCGGCCGGTAGGCGACGGCGAGCAGGACCGGCAGTTCCGTCAGCCGGACGGTGAAGGACGTCAGCCACGCGAGCGACGCCGCGTCGGCCCAGTGCGCGTCGTCGACGATGAGGACGAGCCGCTCCTTCGTACAGGCCAACCGCGTGACGAGCCAGTCGAGTCCGTCGCGCACGCCCTGCGGGCCGACCGGTGGCGCGATGCCGAGCGCGGGGCCCGCGATGTCGTACCAGGCGCCCAGGATGTCCCGGCGCTGCCGCTCCTCCATCGGCGCCAGGGCGGGCTGGAGCAACTGCCGTACGACGTGGAAGGGGACGGACTGCGCCTGCTCGCCGCCGCGGGCGGCGAGCACCGTGCAGCCGCCCCGCTCGGCGGCCAGCCTGCGCATCTCCCCGAGCAGGGCGGTCTTGCCCACGCCCGCGTCGCCGTTGAAGAGGAGGAGTCCGCCGGACGGCCGGCCGCTCCCGTCCGCGCCGCCGCACAGGGCCTCCACGGCCCGTTCCGCGACGGCCACCTCCTGTTCGCGCTCGAACAGGGCGGTGTACGGGCGCCGTTCGTGCTCTTGCCGCGTCATGACGTGTCTCCCGTATGAGTGTGGTGGAGCGAGCCTAGCCGGACGTCCGGACGCCGGTGGGCGGGTTCGCCGGACTGACCCCCCGGGAGGCTCCGGGAGCGCGGCCCGCCGATCGCCCGAACGCATTTCCAGGCAACTCAAAAATGTTTTCGAGAAACCGCCCCCGGGGCCATTGTGATGCCTTTCGAATTCCTCCGTCAGCCCTTTCCGCGAATATGACAACTTCGCGCCGGACGACCGCGCGACAGGCTACGCTCCATTCCCGCAGCGGTCGTGGCGACTACGGCACGCTGCCGCCGACCGCCGCGCCGACGCGACCGGAGAACCCCGGCGAACCCCGGCGAACCCGGGGAGATCCCGGGGTGTCCGGGAACCTCGGCCTCCGCTCACATCCGTTCGCATCGTCCGCATCCCCGTGCCGGGCGCCGGCGGCGACGCCACTCCAGTGGTCCCTTGTCGCCCCCGTCTCAATTCCCCCAAGCCCCGAGGAACTCGATGGTTGGTACTGGATCGTCACCTCAAGTCAGGCGGCCCGCCTCGTCCCTCATATGGCTGGTCCCTCCTGTGGTGCTGGCGGTCTGCACCGCCACCGCAGCCCTGCTGGTCCCCCTGGAAGTCCGCACCCCGACGGCCTGGTGCGGCACCGCAGCCACCGTGGCGGTCGCCCTGACCTCGTCGGAGGCCGCCCGCCGGGGCCGCGTCATCAACTCCCTGCGGCGCCGGTGCGCCGAGCAGGAGGCCGCCCTCCGCCACCAACTGGCCCAACAGGACGCCGCCACCGCACGGTTGGCGAGCGAACTGCTCCCCAAGGCCGTGGAGATGCTCCAGCGCGGGGCGTTCGTCGACGAGGTGGTCCGCGCCGTCGCGCCGTCCCCCTCGGACAACTCCCCGTACGCCGCCGAGCACCGCAAGGTGATCCGGTTCGTGGTCGAGGCGGTCCAGGCCGAGGAGGGCCTGCGCGACTCGGCCCACCGGGCGTTCGTCAACATCGCGCGCCGCGTCCAGGCGATCGTCCACCAACAGGCCACCGACCTCCGGGAGATGGAGGACCGGCACGGCAACACCCCCGAGGTCTTCAGCGACCTGCTGCACCTCGACCACGGCACCGCGCTGATCGGCCGGCTCGCGGACAGCATCGCCGTCCTCGGCGGCTCCCGCCCGGGCCGCCAGTGGAAGAACCCGATCCCGCTGTACAACGTGCTGCGCGGCGCGATGTCCCGGATCATGGACTACCGCCGGGTCGACCTGCACTCGGTCGCCGACGTCGCCATCACCGGACCGGGCGTCGAGCCCGTCATCCACGCCGCCGCCGAACTGCTCGACAACGCCACCCGGTACTCCCCGCCCGAGACGCGGGTGCACCTGACGGCCGTCGAGATCCAGTCCGGCGTCGCCATCGAGATCGAGGACGCCGGCGTCGGCCTCACCGACGAGCACCGCCGCCGCACCGACCGCGTGCTGGAGATGGCCGACCGCGGCTTCGACCTCGACGACCTCGGCGAGACCCCGCGGCTGGGCCTGGCCGTCGTCAGCCGGCTGGCCAAGAACTACGGCTTCCGGGTGTCCCTGCGGCCCTCGGCGTACGGCGGGGTGCGCGCCGTCCTGATCGTCCCCGGCGACCTGGTCACCGCCAGCGCCACCCCGGGCGGCGAGATCGCCCGCGCCGCCACGCTGCCGCCCCCCAAGGTCCGCAAGAAGCCCGGCCGTCCGCTCCCCGACCCGCCGCCCGCGATGGAGACCCCCGCAGTGGGCACCCACACCGCCAACGGCCTTCCGCAGCGCCGCCGGCGCGCCCTCGGCATGGCCGCCCGCGCGGCGGCGGTCGCCCCGACCGCGGCCGAGACCGCGCCGCGCACGGAGCCGGAGTCCGAGCCCACCCAGCCGGGCCTGTGGCTGGCCGCGTTCACCAGCGCCCTCAAGGGCGACGCTCCGGCGGGCGACCGGGGCCAGACAAGTGATGACCCGTCAGACGAGAAAGAGTAGCCAAGTGACGCAGCAGCGGTTCAACATGGACTGGATGCTCAAGGATCTGGCATCCAGCGTGCCCCAGATCCGGCACGTGATCGTGCTGTCCTCGGACGGCCTGCGCATGGCTCAGCACGGCACGGACACCGACGCCGCGGACCGGCTGGCCGCCGCGTGCGCGGGACTGCAGAGCCTGTCCACGGCGGTGGCCGCCGAATTCCCGCACGGCGACGGGCAGATGCGGCTGGTGGTGATCGAGGTGGACGGCGGCTTCTTCTACCTCATGGCCGCCGGGGCCGGCGCGTTCCTGGCGGTGCTCGCCGACGACGACGTCGACGCCGGGCTGATGGGGCACCGGATGCGCGACCTGGTGGCCCGGATCGGCGAGCACCTCACCAGTCCCCCGCGGGTCACCGGGCCGGTGGCATGAGCAAACCCGAAAGGGCATGGGATCCCGGCAATCCGGACCGGCTGTACATCGTCACCAAGGGCTGCGACGACGCGAAGCAGGACACCACCAAGCTCGACCTGGTGACCCTGATCGTCGCCCGCACGGAGACCGACCCCGGTCTCCAGCCCGAGCACGGGACGATCGTGCACATGTGCGACTACCCGCTGTCCGTCGCCGAGATATCCGCTTACCTCACGCTGCCCGTCAGCACGGTGACCGTCCTCCTCACCGACCTCCTCACCCGGGGTCACGTGGAAGCGAGACCCCCGGTCCCCGTCGCTGCCCTTCCTGACGTTGGCCTCCTGGAGGCGGTGATGCATGGACTACAAAACCTCTGACCCCTACACCGGTCCCAGGAGGGAGGACATCCTCCCGGCCACCGCCGCGGCGGCGGTGAAGGTCGTGATCGTGGGCGGCTTCGGAGTCGGCAAGACCACCCTCGTCGGCTCGGTGAGCGAGATCAGACCGCTCACCACCGAGGAGACGATGACCCAGGCCGGCGTCGGCGTGGACGACATCGCGGGGATCGAGCAGAAGATCGAGACCACCGTGGCCATGGACTTCGGCCGCATCAGCATCAACGAGCAACTGGTGCTCTACCTGTTCGGGACCCCCGGGCAGGAGCGGTTCTGGTTCCTCTGGGACGGCCTCTTCGAGGGCGCCCTGGGCGCGGTGGTGCTGCTCGACACCCGTCGGCTGGAGGTCAGTTACGAGGTGGTCGGCATCCTGGAGGAGCGCGGCGTGCCCTTCGTGGTCGCCGTCAACGCCTTCCCCGGCGCCCCCGTGCACCCGGTGTCCGAGCTGCGGGCGGCGATGGACCTCCCCGAGTCCGTGCCGATCTTCACCTGCGACGCCAGGGACCGCGCCTCCTGCCGCGACGCCCTGATGACCCTGATGCGGTACCTGTACAGCCTCGCTCACACCACCCCGGAGCCACAGTGACCCCTCCCGACGAGCACTCCCGCGCCGACACCGCGCAGGCGGCCCCCCCGCCGCAGTGCCCGGCCCACGCCTACGGGGACGGCGGCGTGGCCCGGCTGTACGGGCCGGCCGCCGAGGACGACCCGATGGGCCTGTACGAGCAGCTCCGCGAGCGGCACGGGGCGGTGGCGCCCGTCCTGCTCAGCGGGGACGTCCCGGCCTGGCTGGTGCTGGGCTACCGGGAGAACCTCGACGTGACCCGGACCCCGTCCCGGTTCTCCCGCGACTCGCGGATCTGGCGGGCCATGCGCGAGGGGCGGATCGGCCCGGAACACCCGCTGGCGCCCATCGCCACCTGGCAGCCCATCTGCTCGATGGCCGACGGGCAGGCGCACGAGCGGTGGCGCGGCGCCATCAACGACTCCATCGGCCGCTTCGACCGGCGGGGCGTGCGGCGGCACATCACCCGGTTCGCCAACGAGCTCATCGACGAGTTCTGCGCGACGGGCACCGCCGACCTGGTGCACGCGTTCGCCGAGCCGCTGCCCATGATGGTGATGACCCAACTCCTCGGCATGCACGAGGAGTACAGTCCGGAGCTGGTGCAGGCCGCCCGGGACATGATCAAGGGCACCGAGACCGCCGTCCGCAGCAACGCGTTCGTCCAGGCGGCGCTGCACCGGACGGTGGAGCGCAAGCACCGCGAGCCGGGGGCGGACTTCACCAGCTGGCTGCTGGAGCACGAGTCCAAGCTGTCGGACGAGGAGGTGCAGCAGCACCTGCGGCTGGTGCTGATCGCCGCCTTCGAGACCACGGCGAACCTGATCGCGAACACCCTGCGGATGGTGCTCACCGACCCCCGGTGCCGGGCCAACCTGGCCGGCGGGCATATGACGCTGCCGGACGCGGTCGAGCAGACGCTGTGGGACGAGCCGCCGTTCATCACCATCCTCGGGCGCTGGGCGACCCAGGACACCGAGCTGGCCGGGCACCGGATCCGGGCCGGGGACGCCCTGGTGCTGGGGCTGGCCGCGGCCAACGTGGACACGGCGATCCGGCCGGACCCGACCACGCCGGTGCACGGCAACCGCTCCCACCTGGCGTTCAGCGGCGGTGCCCACGAGTGCCCGGGCCAGGACATCGGCCGGGCCATCGCGGACACCGGCATCGACGCGCTGATCACCCGGCTGCCGGACGTCCGGCTGGCGGTGGCCGAGACGGAACTGCGCTGGTCGTCGTCGCTGATGTCCCGTCACCTCGTGGCGCTGCCCACGCAGTTCACCGCGGCGGCGCCGCTGCCGCCCGACCCTCCCGCCCCGGAGGACGTGCCCCCGGTCCGGGAGGAGGACGGCGGCGCCGGTGGTCAGACCTCGGCCGGCGACCGTGCGACGCGCGTCCCGGCGCCGCCCGCCGACGAGCCGTCACCCGCGGGCCGTTCGCGCGGCACGTGGTGGAGGTCGTTCGTCCGGTGGTTCCGGGGTGAGTGAGACAGGGCGTCGAGCTGGTCCCACCACCAGGCGGCGGAGGGGATGGGCAGCGGGCCGGTCGCCGGGTCGCTGGGCGTGTCCCGCCAGGTGATGCCGTAGGTGGCCCCCGGCACCGGAAGGTCGTACCGGTTCCGGGGGCTGGCGTAGCGGGGGGCCGCGTTCATCCACCGGATGCAGCCGGCGATGTAGTGGCCCAGCGCTTCGAGGTAGCGGGTGAGGTCCGGGCCCGCGTCACGGGCGATCCGGTCGCGCAGCGCGAGGAACAGGGTCATGGCCCGGTCCCTTATGGCGAGGGCTTCCCGGAGCGCCCGGTCGGCGGAGGTGCCGTTGTGGTGGACGAGGACGTTGACGATGTTCTGGTCGGTGGTCTCGTGGTCGTCCTCCTTGGCGTAGGAGAACAGGTCGTTGTCGCAGCTGACGATGAACCCGGCCGCCTCGGTGAGCGCCTGGACGGGGGCGGAGGCCAGCTCGGGGGCCGGTACCTCGAAGCCGTTGGCGATCTCGCTCCAGGCGAGGGAGAAGCGGGTGCCGTTGATCGACGGGCGCAGCGCCACGTAGTCGGAGAGCGTGGGCATCACTCCGCGTTCGATGTTGCTGACCTGCCAGGAGGCGCCGAACAGCCAGTCGCGCATGCCTTCGGCGACCCGGCGGAGCTGGACCGGGGTGGCCACGGCCCGGGTCCGGGCGGCGAGGTCCTCCAGGGCCCGGTCGAACGGGGAGTCGCCGAGCATGGCGGAGCCGGGCGCCTCCAGACAGCGGGAGATCCGGGCGTTGAGGTCGACGATGTGCGCGGTGTTGACGTCGGCGGCGCCGGTGTCGTGCCAGATGTCGTCGAGGGCGAACGCCCAGTGGTTCCACTCGATGAAGAGGAGCAGGGGTTCGTCGCGGCCGTGCGGGATCATCCGGCAGCTGAAGTCGGTGCTGTGGGTGGCGATGCTCCAGGCCCGGTCGGTGGCGTCGCGGAAGATGCCGGTGGCGTCCAGCCAGGCGACGGCGCGCCGTTCGAGTTCGTCGCGCCGGGGGTGGACGGCGTCCGGGATCGGGCAGTAGAAGGGGGGCAGCCGCCAGCCGATGGCGCTGGCGCGCGGCGGGAGTCCGTAGGGGACGACCATGCTCAGTTGCCCTCCATCCGGAAGAGCAGCAGGCGGGTTTCGACGGCGTGATCGCGCCAGGCGCGGAAGAGCTTGCCGTGAGTGAGGGCGGATTCGTGCAGCCGCTCCACGGTGATGGGGGACGGTTCGTCCACGGTCCGCTGCACCCGGTCGAGTTCGGCGGTGGTCCAGGCCATGGACTGGACCCAGAACTCGGCGACGCGGTCGGTGATGTCCTCGTCCTGCTCGAGTTCGAAGCCGGCCGCGCGGGCGGCGGAGATGTACTCGGCGAGGGTGCCGAGGCGGGTCTTGTAGTAGCCGTCGATGAAGGTGGTCCACTCGGGCCGGCAGAGGAAGTGCTCCTGGATGCCGAACCAGCCGCCGGGTCGGAGGGACTTGGCGACGACCCGGAAGAGGCGTTCGCGGTCCATGTAGCCGGAGCTCTCGATGGCGACGGCCGCGTCGTAGCCGGCTTCCTCGCAGAGGTCGTGGATGTCGCCGAGGACGGGCGTGACCAGGTCCTCGACGCCGGCCTCCCGGACCAGGTCGGCCATCACCGGGACGTGCTTGGCGGTGACGGTGAGGGCGGTGACGGAACTGCCGTACTCCTGCGCCCAGTAGATGGAGCCGCCGCCGATGCCGCAGCCGATGTCGAACAGCTGGTGCGGCGGGTTGTCCGGCACGCCCCAGAGGCGGGCGGCGTGGTCGAGCACCATTTCCTGCGAGGCGCGCAGCCGGTTGCGCAGGACGCGCTGGGAGACGGTGGTGTTGGGGTGGACGCCGGGCTCGAACATGCCCACGTGAAAGTGGATCCGGGGGCCGGGGCCGTACTTGTGGAGGATCTCGGCGGTCTTCTTGGAGTAGTACGACGGCACCTGGGCCTCATCACACGCCGCATCCGAAGCTGCGGTCACCTCGGCGACAAGGTTGTCCATGGGATCCCTCCGGGACGTCAACGATCGGTGGACGGATGGAAGGGGGTCAGGACACGGGTGGTTCCCGTGCCCGGCGGCGACTGGATTGCCGTTCGATCACATGCGCGAGTCACGCCGCCCCCCAGCAACAAGCGACCAGCATTCCTGTCCAGTTTTGCCCGGTACCTGCCCAGGGTGCCGCGGCGATAACCCGTGATACGTACCGGCGTACGCCTTTCTGACGCCGCAGGCCAGGATCGTTTCGTTTCACTTTGGAGCATATAGCGCCGTTTCTCTGCCGGGTTGCGATGAGAAAGGCTGAAACTTGCACGCTGTTGTCGGGGTTTTGGCCTCGCCAAGGACCGATATCCGGACGCCCGGCAGTTGGCCGGATCCCGTTCGTGCGTATGGTGTGCGGACGAACGTAGGGGGCGCTCCCACTTGTGAAGGTGCGCCCTTTCACGGCGTCCCCCTGTTTCCGGGGCGACGCGGTGCGTCGCAGCCGCCCCACGGCCGGTCCCGCCGCGCACCGCGCACACTGGACCCCCGGCCGGAAAACCGGCCCCGACGAGGGAGAACGTGATGAGGGTGAGGTTCCCGGAGCGGACGTCCGGGAGGTTCCCGGCCCGGGCGTCCGGGCCGACCCCCGCCGGGGGGCGGTGGCGCGCGCCCTGCGCGGTCGTCGCGGGCGCCTTCCCTGCCCTCGCCTTTCCGGCGCCCTCCCTGTGGTGGCTGGCCTACGCGGCCCTCGTGCCCTGGCTGCTGCTGGTCCGGTCGGCCGGTTCGCCGCGCCGGGCCGCGCGGGAGGCGTGGCTGGGCGGCGCCGGCTTCCTGCTGGCCGTCCATCACTGGCTGTTGCCCAGTCTCCATGTCTTCATCCTGGTACTGGCGGCGCTGCTGGGGCTGCTGTGGGTGCCCTGGGGGCTGCTGGTGCACCGGCTGCTGGGCGGCCGTCCGGGGCCCGGCCGGGTGGCCGCGGCCCTGGTGCTGGTGCCCGCGGGCTGGCTTCTGGCGGAACTCGTCCGCTCCTGGGAGTACCTGGGCGGCCCCTGGGGGCTGCTGGGCGCGAGCCAGTGGCAGGTCCCGCCGGCGCTGCGGCTGGCGTCCGTCGGCGGCGTCTGGCTCGTGGGGCTGCTGCTGGTGGCCGTCAACACCGCGCTCGCCGCGCTGCTCGCGCTGCCGCGCGCCCGGCTCGCCGGCCTGGCCGGGCTGACCGGCTGCGCCGCGGTCACCGCCGGGGTGTGGTGGTGGGCACCGCAGCCCCGGGCCGCCGGCACCGCCCGGATCGCGGTCGTCCAGCCCGGCGTGATCGACGGTCCGGTCCGGCGCCTGGAGCGGGAGGAGACGCTCACCCGGACGCTGGCCGGCCGCGGCGTCGATCTGGTGGTCTGGGGCGAGAGCAGCGTCGGCACCGACCTCGGCGCCGACCCCGCGCTGCGCGCCCGGCTCGCCGCGCTGTCCCTTACGGTCGGCGCCGACCTGCTCGTCAACGTGGACGCGCGCCGCTCGGACCGGCCCGGCATCTTCAAGAGCTCGGTACTGGTCGGCCCGGACGGCCCCACCGGCGACCGCTACGACAAGATGCGGCTGGTGCCCTTCGGCGAGTACGTGCCCGCCCGCTCGCTGCTGGGCTGGGCCACCTCGGTGGGCAAGGCGGCGACCGAGGACCGCCGGCGCGGGGATCGGCAGGTCGTCATGACGCTGCCGTCCGGACGCGGCGCGGGCCTGCGGATCGGCCCGCTGGTGTGCTTCGAGACGGCGTTCCCCGACATGAGCCGGCACCTGGCCGCCGACGGCGCCCGGGTGCTCGTCGCCCAGTCCTCGACCTCGTCGTTCCAGCACGGCTGGGCACCGGCCCAGCACGCGTCACTGGCCGCGCTGCGGGCCGCCGAGACCTGGCGGCCGATGGTCCACGCCACGCTGACCGGGGTGAGCGCGGTGGCCGACGCGCACGGCCGCCCGGTCGGCCGCCGGCTGGGCACCGACGCGTCGGCGGCCGCCGTGTACGACGTACCGCTGGCGAGCGGCACCAGCCCCTACGTACGCACCGGGGACTGGGCGGTGTACGCGGCGCTGGCCGCGCTGGCGCTGTACGGCGGCGTGGCCGGCGCGCGGGCCCGCGTCAGGCGCTCCGCTTCTCCACGGCGTTGACGATCCGCTCGCACAGCTCGTGGGTGCGCAGGGCGTCCTCGGCGTCCGGGGTCCGGCCCTCGCGGACCGCGTCGAGGAACGCCGTGACGCACTGCTCGACGCCGCGCTGCCGGGCGACCGGCGTCCAGTCGCCGCGTCGGCGGACGGTCCGCGCCCCTTGGTGGTCCACGACCTCGGCGAGGTCACGGACCTCCCGCTTCCGGTCCCGCCCGGACACCTCCAGGACCTCCTCGACGGAGCCGTTCCGGCGGTTCATGACGCCGAGGGCGGTGAACCCGTCGCCCGCGAGCGTGAGGACGAGGTGCTCCAGCAGGCCGTCGACGACCCTGGCCCGCACGTCCACGTCCGTCACCGGACCGGGCGCCAGGAAGCGGAGGGTGTCGACGACGTGGATGAAGTCGTCGTAGACCGTCGACCGGGTGTCCTCGGCCAGGTCCACCCGGTTCTTCCGCAGCTCGATC
This genomic interval carries:
- a CDS encoding ATP-binding protein, translating into MTRQEHERRPYTALFEREQEVAVAERAVEALCGGADGSGRPSGGLLLFNGDAGVGKTALLGEMRRLAAERGGCTVLAARGGEQAQSVPFHVVRQLLQPALAPMEERQRRDILGAWYDIAGPALGIAPPVGPQGVRDGLDWLVTRLACTKERLVLIVDDAHWADAASLAWLTSFTVRLTELPVLLAVAYRPDELPKHSPAFADLVNGRGNRPVTLHPLTPGAVAELVRTAMGREADDPFCREVWAVTGGNPYEAVELVAKARDRSLRPMEESAALLRELGAAARGSGLVARLERLGNATTRFAWGASVLGTEIQVRVAAMLAGMSPAEGAVCADRLREARILTGATELEFVHPLIATAVYRAIPPAARTAMHGLAAWAVTNAGHGPAAASRHLLEVHPDGDPDLVRQLREAAREHLAVGAPEAAQRCLERALAEPPPEEDRAEVLFELGCSALLTSPPTTINHLRSALALSGLPKNLRVDATYRLSQAYAHNSQLSEAAEVVAEHAGRTPDGPGRMRLQAAHFLWKGIQLEEEGAHARSQEIADLAARLSGRDNAERALLALRAFDAMIQGEDVLQVVELADRALVDGRLADGMGWTNTEWGFELPSIIGITYAFCDRLDKAEELFEEAIREFEISGWRGGHLAFAHEFLGLVHRRRGDLRKAESLLREGLRLADRLGPGVPIQWDGSCLLIDTLLAKGDIAGAQAVAEKYSFGPPYPPAMVMPDAACVLGRLLLALGRTKEAVTELEAAGRRLDERGRHNVLWAPWSLDLATAVAAEEPERARELADRSLKYANRFGTETAIGEALRRVASLAGPDAPEEAVPRLEQAVRHLEESPCRYERACGLVDLGKALLRVGRGEEAAERLREGLRIAEECGAEGVAGAARAELAEVGAG
- a CDS encoding sensor histidine kinase codes for the protein MVGTGSSPQVRRPASSLIWLVPPVVLAVCTATAALLVPLEVRTPTAWCGTAATVAVALTSSEAARRGRVINSLRRRCAEQEAALRHQLAQQDAATARLASELLPKAVEMLQRGAFVDEVVRAVAPSPSDNSPYAAEHRKVIRFVVEAVQAEEGLRDSAHRAFVNIARRVQAIVHQQATDLREMEDRHGNTPEVFSDLLHLDHGTALIGRLADSIAVLGGSRPGRQWKNPIPLYNVLRGAMSRIMDYRRVDLHSVADVAITGPGVEPVIHAAAELLDNATRYSPPETRVHLTAVEIQSGVAIEIEDAGVGLTDEHRRRTDRVLEMADRGFDLDDLGETPRLGLAVVSRLAKNYGFRVSLRPSAYGGVRAVLIVPGDLVTASATPGGEIARAATLPPPKVRKKPGRPLPDPPPAMETPAVGTHTANGLPQRRRRALGMAARAAAVAPTAAETAPRTEPESEPTQPGLWLAAFTSALKGDAPAGDRGQTSDDPSDEKE
- a CDS encoding roadblock/LC7 domain-containing protein, which translates into the protein MTQQRFNMDWMLKDLASSVPQIRHVIVLSSDGLRMAQHGTDTDAADRLAAACAGLQSLSTAVAAEFPHGDGQMRLVVIEVDGGFFYLMAAGAGAFLAVLADDDVDAGLMGHRMRDLVARIGEHLTSPPRVTGPVA
- a CDS encoding DUF742 domain-containing protein, whose translation is MSKPERAWDPGNPDRLYIVTKGCDDAKQDTTKLDLVTLIVARTETDPGLQPEHGTIVHMCDYPLSVAEISAYLTLPVSTVTVLLTDLLTRGHVEARPPVPVAALPDVGLLEAVMHGLQNL
- a CDS encoding GTP-binding protein; amino-acid sequence: MDYKTSDPYTGPRREDILPATAAAAVKVVIVGGFGVGKTTLVGSVSEIRPLTTEETMTQAGVGVDDIAGIEQKIETTVAMDFGRISINEQLVLYLFGTPGQERFWFLWDGLFEGALGAVVLLDTRRLEVSYEVVGILEERGVPFVVAVNAFPGAPVHPVSELRAAMDLPESVPIFTCDARDRASCRDALMTLMRYLYSLAHTTPEPQ
- a CDS encoding cytochrome P450: MTPPDEHSRADTAQAAPPPQCPAHAYGDGGVARLYGPAAEDDPMGLYEQLRERHGAVAPVLLSGDVPAWLVLGYRENLDVTRTPSRFSRDSRIWRAMREGRIGPEHPLAPIATWQPICSMADGQAHERWRGAINDSIGRFDRRGVRRHITRFANELIDEFCATGTADLVHAFAEPLPMMVMTQLLGMHEEYSPELVQAARDMIKGTETAVRSNAFVQAALHRTVERKHREPGADFTSWLLEHESKLSDEEVQQHLRLVLIAAFETTANLIANTLRMVLTDPRCRANLAGGHMTLPDAVEQTLWDEPPFITILGRWATQDTELAGHRIRAGDALVLGLAAANVDTAIRPDPTTPVHGNRSHLAFSGGAHECPGQDIGRAIADTGIDALITRLPDVRLAVAETELRWSSSLMSRHLVALPTQFTAAAPLPPDPPAPEDVPPVREEDGGAGGQTSAGDRATRVPAPPADEPSPAGRSRGTWWRSFVRWFRGE
- a CDS encoding class I SAM-dependent methyltransferase — encoded protein: MDNLVAEVTAASDAACDEAQVPSYYSKKTAEILHKYGPGPRIHFHVGMFEPGVHPNTTVSQRVLRNRLRASQEMVLDHAARLWGVPDNPPHQLFDIGCGIGGGSIYWAQEYGSSVTALTVTAKHVPVMADLVREAGVEDLVTPVLGDIHDLCEEAGYDAAVAIESSGYMDRERLFRVVAKSLRPGGWFGIQEHFLCRPEWTTFIDGYYKTRLGTLAEYISAARAAGFELEQDEDITDRVAEFWVQSMAWTTAELDRVQRTVDEPSPITVERLHESALTHGKLFRAWRDHAVETRLLLFRMEGN
- the lnt gene encoding apolipoprotein N-acyltransferase, with protein sequence MRVRFPERTSGRFPARASGPTPAGGRWRAPCAVVAGAFPALAFPAPSLWWLAYAALVPWLLLVRSAGSPRRAAREAWLGGAGFLLAVHHWLLPSLHVFILVLAALLGLLWVPWGLLVHRLLGGRPGPGRVAAALVLVPAGWLLAELVRSWEYLGGPWGLLGASQWQVPPALRLASVGGVWLVGLLLVAVNTALAALLALPRARLAGLAGLTGCAAVTAGVWWWAPQPRAAGTARIAVVQPGVIDGPVRRLEREETLTRTLAGRGVDLVVWGESSVGTDLGADPALRARLAALSLTVGADLLVNVDARRSDRPGIFKSSVLVGPDGPTGDRYDKMRLVPFGEYVPARSLLGWATSVGKAATEDRRRGDRQVVMTLPSGRGAGLRIGPLVCFETAFPDMSRHLAADGARVLVAQSSTSSFQHGWAPAQHASLAALRAAETWRPMVHATLTGVSAVADAHGRPVGRRLGTDASAAAVYDVPLASGTSPYVRTGDWAVYAALAALALYGGVAGARARVRRSASPRR